A single window of Candidatus Planktophila sp. DNA harbors:
- the rplU gene encoding 50S ribosomal protein L21: MYAIVKAGGRQEKVAVGDTVIVDRMAAAVGATVSFPALLLVDGATVTTDAAALAAVKVTGEVLEEVKGPKIDILRYKNKTGHRRRQGFRAQLTRVKITAINGAK, from the coding sequence GTGTACGCAATCGTTAAAGCTGGTGGGCGCCAGGAGAAAGTCGCAGTTGGCGACACAGTAATCGTCGATCGTATGGCCGCTGCTGTTGGTGCAACCGTCTCATTTCCTGCCCTTCTCCTCGTCGATGGTGCAACTGTTACTACCGATGCCGCGGCCTTAGCTGCAGTGAAGGTAACTGGCGAAGTTCTTGAAGAGGTTAAGGGGCCAAAGATCGACATCTTGCGTTATAAGAACAAGACCGGTCACCGTCGTCGTCAAGGCTTTCGTGCCCAGCTCACACGCGTAAAAATTACCGCCATCAACGGCGCGAAGTAA
- the rpmA gene encoding 50S ribosomal protein L27 — MASKKGVSSTRNGRDSNPQYLGIKRFGGQEVNAGEILVRQRGTHFHPGKNVGRGKDDTLFALAAGAVEFGRARGRRVVNVVPAA; from the coding sequence ATGGCAAGTAAGAAGGGTGTCTCCTCGACACGTAACGGTCGCGACTCAAATCCACAGTACCTTGGCATCAAGCGCTTTGGTGGCCAGGAAGTTAACGCAGGCGAGATTTTAGTTCGTCAGCGCGGAACACATTTTCACCCAGGCAAGAACGTAGGACGTGGTAAAGATGACACGCTCTTTGCTCTTGCAGCAGGCGCCGTTGAATTCGGTCGCGCTCGTGGACGTCGTGTAGTGAACGTGGTTCCGGCCGCTTAA
- the obgE gene encoding GTPase ObgE, with protein MTTFVDRVTLYAIAGKGGDGCVSVKREKFKPLGGPDGGNGGRGGDVVLVVDPSVTTLLDFHHSPHRKATSGHQGYGDRKDGYQGEDLILPVPNGTVVFNSNGEQIADLIGNGTVFIAAQGGHGGLGNLALASSKRRAPGFALLGEPGEERTLSLELKSVADIALVGYPSAGKSSLIAAISAARPKIADYPFTTLVPNLGVVQAGETRFTVADVPGLIPGASQGKGLGLEFLRHVERCVALVHVLDCGTLETDRNPVHDLEIIENELALYGGLEDRVRIIALNKIDLPDGQAMADMVADELREKGYEVYPVSAASRAGLQDLTYAMARLIQKDRAAAVVEVRTRIVLRPVAVDDSGFAVKANADGSFTVRGKKVERWVRQTNFKNAEAIGYLADRLAQLGVEKELFKKGAVAGSEVRIGDGATEVVFDWEPTIEAGAEQLAGHLHRRGEDSRLESTWAQNERVEVEDVLSDDEIAKQWEYKVTDPHTPKLSPLIADETAEVGDAK; from the coding sequence ATGACAACTTTCGTCGATCGTGTAACTCTCTATGCCATCGCTGGAAAAGGTGGCGATGGTTGTGTCTCTGTTAAGCGAGAAAAATTTAAACCACTGGGTGGACCAGATGGCGGAAATGGTGGACGAGGTGGAGATGTAGTTCTCGTCGTCGATCCATCGGTTACGACGCTTTTAGATTTTCACCATTCACCTCACCGCAAAGCAACTTCGGGTCATCAAGGATATGGTGATCGAAAAGATGGATATCAAGGCGAAGATTTAATTCTCCCAGTTCCAAACGGCACGGTAGTTTTCAATAGTAACGGCGAACAAATCGCAGATTTAATCGGTAACGGAACCGTATTTATTGCAGCCCAAGGTGGACATGGTGGTCTTGGAAACTTGGCCCTTGCATCTTCCAAACGTCGAGCACCTGGCTTCGCACTTCTCGGTGAACCAGGTGAAGAGCGCACACTTTCCCTAGAACTTAAATCCGTAGCCGATATTGCACTCGTGGGTTATCCAAGTGCCGGCAAATCCTCTTTAATTGCCGCGATTTCTGCGGCACGTCCAAAGATTGCCGACTATCCATTTACAACCCTTGTTCCAAACTTAGGCGTTGTCCAAGCTGGTGAGACACGTTTTACTGTCGCCGATGTTCCAGGTTTGATTCCGGGGGCTAGCCAAGGCAAGGGTTTAGGTCTTGAATTTCTACGCCATGTCGAGCGCTGTGTTGCTTTAGTTCATGTGCTTGACTGTGGAACGCTAGAGACAGATCGCAACCCAGTTCATGATCTTGAGATTATTGAAAATGAACTTGCACTTTATGGTGGCCTTGAAGATCGAGTGCGAATCATTGCGCTAAATAAAATAGATTTACCTGATGGCCAGGCGATGGCTGACATGGTGGCAGATGAACTTCGCGAAAAAGGTTATGAGGTTTATCCTGTATCGGCGGCCTCACGCGCTGGCTTGCAAGATCTCACCTATGCAATGGCGCGTTTGATTCAAAAGGATCGCGCCGCTGCAGTCGTCGAAGTACGTACTCGAATCGTTTTGCGACCAGTTGCAGTTGATGACTCTGGTTTTGCAGTTAAGGCAAATGCCGATGGTTCATTTACTGTTCGGGGTAAGAAAGTGGAGCGATGGGTACGTCAAACTAACTTTAAAAATGCCGAGGCCATTGGCTACTTAGCTGATCGCTTAGCTCAATTAGGCGTTGAAAAAGAGCTCTTCAAAAAAGGCGCGGTCGCCGGAAGCGAAGTCCGAATCGGTGATGGAGCTACCGAAGTTGTATTTGATTGGGAGCCAACCATTGAGGCCGGGGCCGAGCAGTTAGCTGGCCATTTACATCGCCGCGGCGAAGATTCGCGTCTTGAATCGACATGGGCGCAAAACGAGCGGGTAGAAGTTGAAGATGTCTTAAGCGATGATGAAATCGCCAAGCAGTGGGAGTACAAGGTAACCGACCCTCATACGCCTAAACTTTCACCACTCATCGCTGATGAAACAGCAGAAGTTGGAGATGCCAAGTGA
- the proB gene encoding glutamate 5-kinase codes for MSRAQITSAKRIVIKIGSSSLTGKAGSQLDSAALEKLADVVAVCKARGADVVIVSSGAIAAGLAPLGLTSRPKDLATAQAAASVGQGLLIAHYTQSFAKHSITASQVLITTEDVVRRSHYQNAQRTLYRLLQLGVVPVINENDSVGTQEIRFGDNDRLAALVALLVGADLLVLVSDIDALYDAPPTQPGAKAIHEVVDISDIENVVLGGAGTAGVGSGGMITKVEAARIATNAGIPMLLTSLADVDKSMNGAEFGTYFHAHTSKTTSRLLWLAHATTTQGKLVLDAGAVTAILERGTSLLPAGVTAVHGDFIAGDAVELVGPDGTVIARGLVAFDSEEIPVMLGRSTKELAQALGPEYERELVHRDDLVLL; via the coding sequence GTGAGCAGAGCGCAGATTACCTCTGCAAAACGCATTGTCATCAAGATCGGCTCATCCTCTCTCACTGGTAAGGCCGGATCCCAGTTAGATTCAGCGGCACTTGAAAAACTCGCTGACGTCGTCGCTGTATGTAAAGCGCGTGGTGCAGATGTTGTTATCGTCTCATCCGGTGCGATTGCCGCAGGACTTGCCCCACTTGGTCTGACATCGCGCCCTAAAGATTTGGCTACCGCCCAAGCTGCAGCCTCGGTGGGTCAAGGTTTATTGATCGCTCACTACACGCAAAGTTTTGCCAAACATTCAATTACTGCCTCACAAGTATTAATTACTACCGAAGATGTTGTGCGCCGTTCACATTATCAAAATGCTCAGCGTACCTTGTATCGCCTGCTTCAACTCGGCGTTGTACCAGTGATTAATGAAAATGACTCGGTCGGAACCCAAGAGATACGTTTCGGTGACAATGATCGCTTAGCCGCACTCGTTGCACTCCTTGTTGGTGCAGACTTATTAGTCCTTGTCTCAGATATCGATGCTTTATATGACGCGCCTCCGACTCAGCCAGGTGCTAAAGCAATCCATGAAGTTGTAGATATCTCCGATATCGAAAATGTCGTTCTCGGCGGTGCTGGCACTGCCGGAGTAGGTAGTGGAGGAATGATCACTAAGGTTGAAGCGGCTCGAATCGCCACTAACGCTGGAATCCCAATGCTTTTAACTTCATTGGCCGATGTTGATAAATCTATGAATGGCGCAGAGTTCGGAACGTATTTTCATGCTCATACAAGCAAAACTACTTCACGCTTATTGTGGTTAGCTCATGCAACAACAACCCAAGGAAAACTCGTTCTAGATGCAGGGGCAGTTACAGCAATTTTGGAGCGCGGAACTTCGCTCTTGCCTGCAGGTGTTACGGCAGTTCATGGAGATTTCATTGCAGGAGATGCAGTTGAATTAGTTGGACCAGATGGGACAGTAATCGCGCGCGGATTAGTGGCATTTGATAGTGAAGAGATTCCAGTGATGCTGGGTCGATCGACTAAAGAGTTAGCCCAAGCACTAGGTCCAGAGTATGAGCGTGAATTAGTGCACCGAGACGATTTAGTCTTACTTTAA
- a CDS encoding fibronectin type III domain-containing protein yields MESNSAHTRSVFTIVLILAGFSGMNFTNAAQVKYTVPSAPTNVSVTAGLNSATLRWKAPSNNGGKKITSYRVTYNPGKNIYLCKKSATSCQVPIANPNKPSAKPAPVWFYFTVAAVNSIGTGSESIVGNARVLIRFRATKTIPWTVPDSTLMPTPTPTSSASPSPTTQVSTPPLQTGIKNFDGKYRGTAVVSVTQNEQVISFLSSTIDTVDTVLNGDITGRAGIWKINGIVTDALGIATITASNSLFGSISFTLTFVTDPITKVAKGSGQGISTVDYPGLGSIKISFTFNISSGA; encoded by the coding sequence ATGGAAAGTAACTCTGCCCACACACGTTCTGTCTTCACTATTGTTTTAATTCTGGCCGGCTTTAGCGGAATGAATTTTACGAACGCTGCACAAGTCAAATACACGGTGCCTTCAGCACCGACCAATGTCTCTGTGACTGCCGGTCTAAATAGTGCAACTTTGAGATGGAAAGCACCTTCAAATAATGGAGGTAAGAAAATCACTTCGTATAGAGTCACATACAACCCAGGTAAGAATATTTATCTTTGCAAAAAATCTGCCACAAGCTGTCAAGTTCCAATTGCAAACCCAAACAAGCCAAGTGCTAAGCCAGCACCTGTTTGGTTCTATTTTACAGTAGCTGCCGTCAACTCAATTGGAACTGGTTCAGAATCTATAGTTGGAAATGCTCGCGTGCTTATTCGTTTTCGTGCCACGAAGACCATCCCGTGGACTGTGCCAGACTCAACTTTGATGCCCACCCCTACGCCAACATCCAGCGCTTCACCATCACCTACAACGCAGGTTTCAACCCCTCCACTGCAGACAGGTATAAAGAATTTTGATGGAAAATATAGAGGCACCGCAGTCGTTTCCGTTACTCAAAATGAGCAAGTAATCTCATTTCTCTCCTCAACCATCGACACCGTAGACACTGTATTGAATGGTGACATCACTGGGAGAGCTGGAATATGGAAAATTAATGGAATAGTCACTGATGCACTAGGTATTGCAACAATTACGGCATCTAACTCTTTATTTGGAAGTATCTCTTTTACGCTAACTTTTGTCACTGATCCAATAACCAAAGTAGCTAAGGGTTCTGGTCAAGGAATCAGTACCGTTGATTACCCCGGTTTGGGTAGCATAAAAATAAGTTTTACCTTCAATATTTCAAGCGGTGCTTAA
- a CDS encoding serine hydrolase, with amino-acid sequence MLRFIRRSFIVILVIYVALFGLTKAIRYPEPIAAIKLGLAPASKTPDLMPAHTIKAADVPANWSTGTEDMPATVDFEGSQITFDEFLESTHTNAFLVIRDGVLTYEKYLNGMSAQTRLPSYSVAKTMTSLMIGKLIDEGSIKESDTFVGVLPQFKAGTSFDNVTIKDLLDMKAGVGVSDNYPTGPSGWGVAIAQMYASTDVDWFLMHNRMMKEEPGTFAEYRSVDTLMLGMIIKKVTGRSLVDYFSESIWQKVGAREIATWNVDRIGGTEKAFCCFNATARDYALVGVELIKPTSSIISSTWRNRISTPTVTLDYGWGYGAQVWHPYPGINLMLGLHGQFVWMDPANKTVIVKLSDEPTSSDGRSERVAPVLALISNK; translated from the coding sequence GTGCTTAGATTTATTCGCAGGTCCTTCATTGTTATCTTGGTTATTTATGTTGCTCTTTTCGGTTTAACAAAGGCGATTAGATATCCCGAGCCGATTGCCGCCATAAAGTTAGGTCTAGCACCTGCATCTAAGACGCCGGATTTAATGCCGGCACATACGATCAAGGCGGCAGATGTACCTGCGAACTGGAGCACGGGAACTGAAGATATGCCGGCAACCGTAGATTTTGAAGGTTCACAAATAACTTTTGATGAGTTCTTGGAATCAACGCACACAAATGCTTTCTTAGTCATTCGTGATGGTGTTTTAACCTATGAAAAGTATTTGAATGGGATGAGTGCGCAAACTCGACTTCCTTCATATTCAGTAGCCAAAACAATGACCTCGCTGATGATTGGAAAGTTAATTGATGAGGGATCAATTAAAGAGAGCGACACTTTTGTTGGCGTTTTGCCTCAGTTCAAGGCCGGTACTTCTTTTGATAACGTCACCATCAAAGATTTACTTGATATGAAGGCCGGTGTTGGAGTTTCCGATAACTATCCCACTGGTCCAAGCGGATGGGGCGTTGCTATTGCTCAAATGTATGCATCCACCGATGTTGACTGGTTTTTGATGCACAACCGAATGATGAAGGAAGAGCCTGGCACCTTTGCTGAGTATCGCTCAGTTGATACGCTGATGCTGGGAATGATAATTAAAAAAGTTACGGGCCGAAGTTTGGTCGACTATTTCAGCGAAAGTATCTGGCAAAAAGTTGGAGCTAGAGAAATCGCAACATGGAACGTTGATCGAATTGGAGGAACTGAAAAAGCTTTCTGTTGTTTCAATGCCACGGCTCGAGATTATGCTCTGGTCGGAGTTGAGTTAATAAAACCCACATCAAGCATCATTAGTAGCACTTGGCGAAACAGAATTTCTACCCCCACAGTAACTCTTGATTATGGCTGGGGATATGGTGCCCAAGTCTGGCATCCATATCCCGGTATTAACTTAATGTTGGGGCTACATGGTCAATTTGTCTGGATGGATCCTGCCAATAAAACTGTCATCGTAAAACTCAGTGATGAGCCAACGAGCTCAGATGGGCGAAGTGAGCGTGTAGCGCCTGTTTTGGCCCTAATTTCAAATAAGTAA
- a CDS encoding glutamate-5-semialdehyde dehydrogenase has protein sequence MDATALISKLAGSARTAARTLNVASGAERSAALLSIAEAIDLRNSEILAANEKDMARGRATGLNPSLLDRLLLTPARIAGIAEGARQVAALEDPLGKTLRQSVLANGIELQQITVPFGVIGMVYEARPNVTVDAAVILLMSGNAALLRGSSNAAESNQILVTVMRDALATTSISPDVVQLVPSDDRDTVKALLHARGKVDLVIPRGSASLIRMVVDESTVPTIETGAGVCHVFIDEFADLSIALPIIINSKVQRPSVCNAAETLLVHKNIAQEFLPVAMAALNEAGVILHCDARSLALANSIPASLATEENWSTEYGSLEMNVAIVDSVDAASDHIAKYGTQHTEAIVTENKANAARFIALSDCAAVMVNTSTRFTDGEQMGFGAEIGISNQKLHARGPMGLEAMTTTTWIVTGNGQIRS, from the coding sequence ATGGATGCCACAGCGCTAATTTCCAAACTCGCTGGATCTGCGCGCACCGCCGCACGTACCTTGAACGTTGCCTCGGGGGCAGAGCGAAGTGCCGCCTTACTCTCTATCGCCGAGGCAATTGATCTCCGCAATTCTGAAATTCTCGCCGCCAATGAAAAAGATATGGCACGGGGCCGTGCAACTGGATTAAATCCCTCCCTCTTAGATCGCTTGTTATTGACTCCAGCTCGAATTGCTGGAATTGCCGAGGGTGCACGCCAAGTCGCGGCTCTTGAAGATCCACTCGGTAAAACTCTTCGCCAATCAGTACTTGCTAATGGAATTGAGCTTCAACAAATTACTGTTCCATTTGGTGTGATCGGAATGGTCTATGAAGCGCGCCCGAACGTCACTGTAGATGCGGCAGTTATTTTGCTCATGTCTGGAAATGCGGCACTGCTACGCGGATCATCAAACGCCGCTGAAAGCAACCAAATTCTCGTCACTGTAATGCGCGATGCATTAGCGACAACCTCTATCTCACCCGATGTAGTGCAATTAGTACCTTCCGATGATCGCGACACCGTAAAGGCACTACTGCATGCCCGAGGAAAAGTTGACCTTGTTATTCCACGTGGCAGTGCATCGCTCATTCGAATGGTGGTCGACGAATCTACAGTTCCCACAATTGAAACTGGTGCAGGTGTTTGCCATGTATTTATAGATGAGTTTGCCGATCTTTCTATCGCGCTGCCAATTATTATTAACTCGAAAGTACAGCGCCCTAGTGTGTGTAATGCGGCAGAGACGCTTTTAGTTCATAAAAATATTGCACAAGAGTTTTTACCTGTTGCTATGGCCGCTCTCAATGAGGCCGGCGTAATTTTGCATTGTGATGCTCGCTCCCTAGCTTTGGCGAATTCAATTCCAGCCAGTTTGGCCACTGAAGAAAACTGGTCAACTGAGTATGGGAGCCTTGAAATGAATGTGGCGATTGTGGATTCAGTTGATGCCGCAAGTGATCACATCGCTAAATACGGTACCCAACATACCGAGGCGATAGTGACTGAAAATAAAGCTAATGCTGCGCGTTTTATAGCACTAAGCGATTGCGCTGCGGTAATGGTAAATACCTCGACTCGATTTACCGATGGTGAGCAGATGGGCTTTGGCGCTGAAATTGGGATATCAAATCAAAAACTCCATGCCCGCGGTCCTATGGGATTAGAAGCTATGACTACCACCACCTGGATCGTCACCGGCAATGGTCAAATTCGCAGTTAA
- the gatC gene encoding Asp-tRNA(Asn)/Glu-tRNA(Gln) amidotransferase subunit GatC: protein MSSLSRDDVANLARLARIEMSEEELINLTNEFTVILDAVARVQEVASADVEPTSHPLPLRNVFRPDGVVTSLTPEAALSGAPAQEDSRFRVPQILGEEA from the coding sequence ATGAGCAGCCTCTCACGCGATGATGTCGCAAACCTTGCACGCCTTGCACGCATCGAAATGAGCGAAGAAGAACTCATCAACTTAACGAACGAGTTTACGGTTATTTTGGACGCAGTTGCTAGAGTGCAAGAGGTAGCCAGCGCTGATGTGGAGCCAACTTCTCATCCTTTGCCACTTCGAAATGTTTTTCGCCCCGATGGTGTTGTGACATCTCTGACTCCAGAAGCAGCATTGTCGGGTGCACCTGCACAAGAGGATTCACGTTTTCGCGTGCCACAGATTTTGGGTGAAGAAGCATGA